One region of Sphingomonas abietis genomic DNA includes:
- a CDS encoding TULIP family P47-like protein, whose translation MATNAPPAPAATVPAAPVTPGGSGNIDLMGWDTVFALELPALNASIVAQNTTPASFAGTDPQGGAVISGSWDAWSVTGGEGNGIILNCPIKAGTVTLPGAAPVKLDGSVVTVMITLTQTSAAQQLPDNSAKDGTGKTLHFTANQTSEAFQRPVVQGITGLSGYAFYGAEGGFNDYYQNNLAAFDAVFAAIRLEEEAIEADKQWLKPAYSLYGLASAGSAGTSGATAGTTSAFALLSLVTPPSGAIPQQNFDIRMFDVFATTTTPTNSVFAVSAPLAMQNIVRQAAKHCVMGATDDDFEVTNNGITVTNKNVLNWGNFQLQKDDPTSIVVPAIQPGDFELTLDGMEFHLSISQAAFTTPDGTADVKLTADQYFNIEAAKLSNGSYYLLPSPGLGTNSIRADVTPNKGFEIAMIIESIAVSLIFAFLGASLGEALSPAVSTATEEGAGVVSASAESLEDEVGNLSDGELSDAEDAGAEDAGESIGSDGENNGGKTGMFANKYKVWGGVIGGLFGVPVGLLPQIMQLIWSDRITEGHVPTIDQFATNFSQAIQWPYVKSWQVTGGTFRAAFLLGGSAQ comes from the coding sequence ATGGCCACCAATGCCCCGCCCGCCCCCGCTGCGACCGTCCCCGCCGCGCCCGTCACGCCGGGCGGCAGCGGCAATATCGACCTGATGGGCTGGGATACGGTCTTCGCGCTCGAATTGCCGGCGCTGAACGCCTCGATCGTCGCGCAGAACACCACGCCGGCCAGCTTCGCGGGCACCGATCCGCAGGGCGGCGCCGTCATCAGCGGCAGCTGGGACGCGTGGAGCGTGACCGGCGGGGAAGGCAATGGCATCATCCTGAATTGCCCGATCAAGGCCGGCACCGTGACGCTGCCGGGCGCCGCCCCGGTGAAACTCGACGGCAGCGTCGTGACGGTGATGATCACGCTCACCCAGACCAGCGCCGCGCAGCAATTGCCCGACAACAGCGCCAAGGACGGCACCGGCAAAACCCTGCATTTCACCGCCAACCAGACCAGCGAGGCGTTCCAGCGCCCCGTGGTGCAGGGCATCACCGGCCTCAGCGGCTATGCCTTCTACGGCGCCGAAGGCGGGTTCAACGACTATTACCAGAACAACCTCGCCGCCTTCGACGCGGTGTTCGCCGCCATTCGGCTCGAAGAGGAGGCGATCGAGGCGGACAAGCAGTGGCTGAAACCGGCCTATTCGCTCTATGGCTTGGCTTCGGCGGGCTCGGCCGGAACCAGTGGCGCCACCGCCGGCACGACATCGGCGTTCGCGCTGCTCAGCCTCGTCACCCCACCGAGCGGTGCGATCCCACAGCAGAATTTCGATATCCGCATGTTCGACGTGTTCGCCACGACGACTACACCGACCAATTCGGTGTTTGCCGTCTCGGCGCCGCTGGCGATGCAGAACATCGTCCGGCAGGCCGCGAAGCATTGCGTGATGGGCGCCACCGACGATGATTTCGAGGTCACCAACAACGGCATCACCGTCACCAACAAGAATGTGCTGAACTGGGGCAATTTCCAGCTCCAGAAGGACGATCCGACCAGCATCGTCGTGCCGGCGATCCAGCCCGGCGATTTCGAGCTGACGCTGGACGGCATGGAATTCCATCTCAGCATCTCGCAGGCAGCCTTCACCACGCCGGACGGTACGGCGGACGTGAAGCTCACCGCCGATCAATATTTCAACATCGAGGCGGCCAAGCTGTCGAACGGCAGCTATTATCTCCTGCCCTCGCCCGGCCTCGGCACCAATTCGATCCGCGCCGACGTGACCCCGAACAAGGGCTTCGAGATCGCGATGATCATCGAGTCCATCGCGGTGTCGCTGATCTTCGCCTTTCTCGGCGCGTCGCTGGGTGAAGCGCTCAGCCCGGCGGTGTCGACCGCGACCGAGGAGGGCGCCGGCGTCGTCTCCGCGTCGGCGGAATCGCTGGAGGACGAGGTCGGCAATCTGTCGGACGGCGAATTGTCCGATGCGGAGGATGCCGGCGCCGAGGATGCCGGCGAATCGATCGGCTCCGACGGCGAGAATAATGGCGGCAAGACCGGCATGTTCGCCAACAAGTACAAGGTCTGGGGCGGCGTGATCGGCGGCCTGTTCGGCGTCCCGGTCGGGTTGCTCCCGCAGATCATGCAGCTGATCTGGAGCGACCGGATCACCGAGGGCCATGTGCCGACGATCGACCAGTTCGCGACCAATTTCTCGCAGGCAATCCAGTGGCCCTACGTCAAGAGCTGGCAGGTCACCGGCGGTACCTTCCGCGCCGCCTTCCTGCTCGGCGGCAGCGCGCAATGA
- a CDS encoding TULIP family P47-like protein: protein MTLPAIRAADPPQGEISTFGWDTAFAVRIENVNAAIRARKASPASFHYADPVDPKLVCQGQFGDWQLVRGGDGDGVNVLLPLQNVTGVAADQASYTDYRWAGGSLTFTVRLHFFEGPETSSRHLKIKPTSDEPSVPVVQYYATDETVAPSPAWAIYAIQAALEGWCTQNLADFAYIFSVADLNEEADKGAWSFLKPSYVSYSYVDGPSDADAFLGVLAMTNGRAPGSLQQVIDKRIVPPGVEGAFCISRALMLLDLVVPQLMTMWPNLTMADLIIGDQTITLTADAAIDLPQVQEQGDWYTPVLKQFTFAIEGPQISIDAYTETDVQAGVTAWCRTTSCYTIVKGTNKAGQTTLAYRQLGDPIQSHGNIVAEWVKITDAIVAAILAIALVVLAVVTGGAAAPVIVVLGALLVGAVGFSAEIAGLIANDDAPAIDLLQDNIYAPIVWTDSQDFAVSDVMLDGSLRLVGALGFASTVASPSAP from the coding sequence ATGACCCTTCCGGCCATCCGTGCCGCAGACCCGCCGCAGGGCGAGATCTCGACCTTCGGCTGGGACACCGCCTTCGCCGTCCGGATCGAGAACGTCAACGCCGCGATCCGGGCGCGCAAGGCGTCGCCGGCGAGCTTCCATTATGCCGATCCGGTCGATCCGAAACTGGTCTGCCAAGGGCAGTTCGGGGACTGGCAGCTGGTCCGCGGCGGTGATGGTGATGGGGTCAATGTCCTGCTGCCGTTGCAGAATGTGACCGGCGTGGCGGCCGACCAGGCCAGCTATACCGATTATCGCTGGGCCGGCGGATCGCTCACCTTCACGGTGCGGCTGCATTTCTTCGAGGGCCCCGAGACCAGCAGCCGCCACCTCAAGATCAAGCCGACGAGCGACGAACCGAGCGTGCCCGTGGTGCAATATTATGCCACCGACGAGACCGTCGCGCCGAGCCCGGCCTGGGCGATCTACGCGATCCAGGCCGCGCTGGAGGGGTGGTGTACCCAGAATCTGGCCGATTTCGCCTATATATTCTCGGTCGCCGATCTCAACGAGGAGGCGGACAAGGGCGCCTGGTCGTTCCTCAAGCCGAGCTATGTCAGCTATTCCTATGTCGACGGCCCGAGCGACGCGGACGCCTTCCTCGGCGTGCTGGCGATGACCAACGGCCGCGCCCCCGGCAGCCTCCAGCAGGTCATCGACAAGCGCATCGTGCCGCCCGGTGTGGAGGGCGCCTTCTGCATCTCGCGCGCGCTGATGCTGCTCGATCTGGTCGTCCCCCAGCTGATGACGATGTGGCCGAACCTGACCATGGCCGATCTGATCATCGGCGATCAGACCATCACCCTCACCGCGGATGCCGCCATCGACCTCCCCCAGGTCCAGGAACAGGGCGACTGGTACACGCCGGTGCTGAAACAGTTCACCTTCGCCATCGAAGGGCCGCAAATCTCGATCGACGCCTATACCGAGACGGACGTACAGGCCGGCGTCACCGCCTGGTGCCGCACCACCTCCTGCTACACGATCGTCAAGGGCACCAACAAAGCCGGGCAGACCACGCTGGCCTATCGCCAGCTCGGCGATCCCATCCAGAGCCACGGCAACATCGTGGCGGAATGGGTCAAGATCACCGACGCGATCGTCGCGGCGATCCTCGCCATCGCGCTGGTCGTGCTGGCGGTGGTGACGGGCGGGGCGGCGGCCCCGGTGATCGTGGTGCTCGGCGCGCTGCTGGTCGGTGCGGTCGGCTTCTCGGCCGAGATCGCCGGGCTGATCGCCAATGACGACGCCCCCGCCATCGATCTGCTGCAGGACAATATCTATGCGCCGATCGTGTGGACCGACAGCCAGGATTTCGCGGTGTCCGACGTGATGCTCGACGGCTCGCTGCGGCTGGTCGGCGCACTCGGCTTCGCCAGCACCGTCGCCAGCCCTTCAGCCCCATGA
- a CDS encoding LLM class flavin-dependent oxidoreductase yields MPELSILDLVRIREGSDAKTAFDHARDLAAHAEDWGYRRFWVAEHHNMPGIASPATAVVIGHIAAGTRTIRVGAGGVMLPNHAPYVIAEQFGTLARLFPGRIDLGLGRAPGTDQMTVRALRRSIENSDNFPQDVLELQHYFTPAEEGQRLQAVPAAGTEVPLWILGSSTFGAQLAAELGLPYGFASHFAPDMLGAALDIYRGRFKPSQQLDRPHAMVGVNIVAAASDAEARRLATTQQMSFTDMFRGTRGLSRPPIDDIESYWSPMEKAQAQRMLARSIIGSAETVQAGLAALIAETQADELMIVSDIFDHEARLRSFEIIAEVAGAIPATAVAA; encoded by the coding sequence ATGCCTGAATTGTCGATCCTGGATCTCGTCCGCATCCGGGAAGGATCGGACGCCAAGACGGCGTTCGACCATGCGCGCGATCTCGCCGCCCATGCCGAGGACTGGGGATATCGCCGGTTCTGGGTGGCCGAGCACCATAATATGCCCGGCATCGCGAGTCCTGCGACCGCGGTGGTGATCGGTCATATCGCTGCCGGCACCCGGACCATCCGGGTCGGGGCGGGCGGGGTGATGCTGCCCAACCACGCGCCCTATGTGATCGCCGAACAGTTCGGCACGCTGGCCCGGCTCTTCCCGGGACGCATCGACCTGGGGCTCGGCCGCGCGCCGGGCACCGACCAGATGACGGTGCGGGCGCTGCGCCGGTCGATCGAGAATAGCGATAATTTCCCGCAGGATGTGTTGGAACTCCAACATTATTTCACCCCCGCAGAAGAAGGGCAGCGGCTCCAGGCGGTGCCGGCGGCGGGCACCGAGGTGCCGTTGTGGATATTGGGGTCGAGCACCTTCGGTGCCCAGCTTGCCGCGGAGCTCGGCCTGCCCTACGGCTTTGCCTCGCATTTCGCGCCCGACATGCTCGGCGCCGCACTGGACATCTATCGTGGTCGCTTCAAGCCGTCGCAGCAGCTGGATCGCCCGCACGCGATGGTCGGCGTGAACATCGTCGCCGCGGCGAGCGACGCCGAGGCGCGGCGCCTCGCCACCACCCAGCAAATGTCGTTCACCGACATGTTCCGCGGCACCCGCGGGCTGAGCCGGCCGCCGATCGACGATATCGAGAGCTATTGGTCGCCGATGGAAAAGGCGCAGGCGCAGCGGATGCTGGCACGCTCGATCATCGGATCGGCAGAGACGGTGCAAGCCGGGCTGGCCGCGCTGATTGCCGAGACCCAGGCGGACGAACTGATGATCGTCTCCGACATCTTCGATCACGAGGCGCGGCTGCGCTCCTTCGAGATCATCGCCGAGGTGGCGGGCGCGATCCCGGCGACGGCGGTCGCCGCCTGA
- a CDS encoding glycoside hydrolase family 47 protein, which yields MRMGRRGMMLGATALCGAAPFPIGAARRREADWHALAQDVKAEMAWAWDAYRRQAWGKDEIRPVSGSFSSFPLKTHHLGLTIVEALDTLWVMGLDERFQQGVDWVKAELDFDVDGDVSVFETSIRFVGGLLSAHHACGDPVLLAKAKDLADRLLPAFQTPTAMPWRFVNLKTGVGRESVTSPADIATYLPEWGTLSRLTGDPRYAEAARKATAALFARRSRLDMVATQIDVLTGAWRSRTATVGSYCDSFFEYLWDGWQLFGDAECKRMYDICTAAILRHQPRWQRGRLWFADVDFETGATVSTVQDELASFYGGLLGQGGAMREGAAYTESWAGVQARFGVLPEGYDYATGAAAQPTNALRPELADAAFNLWLLDRDERWREIGRDHFLAMKRWNKAAYGYTDLADVTSVPKRQADHCPGYWWSEQMKYYYLLFADTPRFDYRTNYLSTEGNVLLGFRHGADG from the coding sequence ATGCGGATGGGCCGACGGGGCATGATGCTGGGCGCGACCGCGCTGTGCGGGGCGGCGCCCTTTCCGATCGGGGCGGCGCGGCGGCGCGAGGCGGATTGGCACGCGCTGGCGCAGGACGTGAAGGCGGAGATGGCCTGGGCGTGGGACGCCTATCGTCGACAGGCCTGGGGCAAGGACGAGATACGGCCGGTCAGCGGCAGCTTCTCCAGCTTCCCGCTCAAGACCCACCATCTCGGCCTCACCATCGTGGAGGCGCTCGATACCTTGTGGGTGATGGGGCTGGACGAGCGTTTCCAGCAGGGCGTGGACTGGGTGAAGGCGGAGCTGGACTTCGATGTCGACGGCGATGTCTCGGTGTTCGAGACCTCGATCCGCTTCGTCGGCGGGCTGCTCTCCGCGCATCATGCCTGCGGCGATCCGGTGCTGCTCGCCAAGGCCAAGGATCTGGCCGATCGCCTGCTCCCGGCGTTCCAGACGCCGACCGCCATGCCCTGGCGCTTCGTCAATCTGAAGACCGGCGTCGGGCGCGAGAGCGTCACCAGCCCGGCCGACATCGCCACCTATCTGCCCGAATGGGGCACGCTCAGCCGCTTGACCGGCGATCCGCGCTATGCCGAGGCGGCGCGCAAGGCGACTGCCGCGCTGTTCGCCCGGCGCTCGCGCCTCGACATGGTGGCGACGCAGATCGACGTGCTGACCGGGGCGTGGCGCTCGCGAACCGCCACCGTCGGTTCCTATTGCGACAGCTTCTTCGAATATCTCTGGGATGGCTGGCAGCTGTTCGGCGATGCCGAATGCAAGCGCATGTACGACATCTGCACCGCCGCCATTCTCCGGCATCAGCCGCGCTGGCAGCGCGGCCGCCTCTGGTTCGCCGACGTCGATTTCGAGACCGGGGCGACCGTCTCGACGGTGCAGGACGAACTCGCCTCCTTCTATGGCGGCCTGCTCGGGCAGGGCGGAGCGATGCGCGAGGGCGCCGCCTATACCGAAAGCTGGGCCGGGGTGCAGGCCCGCTTCGGGGTTTTGCCGGAGGGCTATGACTATGCCACCGGCGCGGCCGCCCAGCCGACCAACGCGCTCCGCCCCGAGCTGGCCGACGCCGCCTTCAACCTGTGGCTGCTCGATCGTGACGAGCGCTGGCGGGAGATCGGTCGCGACCATTTCCTGGCGATGAAGCGCTGGAACAAGGCCGCTTATGGCTATACCGATCTGGCCGACGTGACGTCGGTGCCCAAGCGGCAGGCGGATCATTGCCCGGGCTATTGGTGGTCCGAGCAGATGAAATATTATTATCTGCTGTTCGCCGACACCCCGCGCTTCGATTACCGGACCAATTATCTGTCGACCGAAGGCAATGTCCTGCTCGGCTTCCGCCACGGCGCGGATGGGTGA
- a CDS encoding putative bifunctional diguanylate cyclase/phosphodiesterase, with the protein MPALQFTSLKLRIAFIYASLLGITLACVVLVADRGIDRYGEQASITEMAVNAHVFDQLLNLRVRRLEDSARVLSHDFGFRSAVATQDRPTITSVLDNLASRADAEYAFAINTDGSATGARGVHYPIAARLIPAILRGDRHGLIRVDGQLAMAVAEPIKAPNLIGWLILAHPLNGRELGALAGLAPSQLIASVLPTPDMPADMIDQPPRTARLLHRDGDAILTWHAPLPALQQGLQTELILQRPLKPLLANYATLKHLLVVIALAGMLIVTAVSWRLAFTITRPLRRLEEAARQFGRGISIKVPVESVDEVGRLAETYNSMVAAIEDREQKILDAMHDPLTLLPNRRLFLQRLKQEVAAMAPGDVVILILADIDDFKNVNDTLGHPGGDALLCEIGARLATQFGDSQIARLGGDEFAILLPGKANAVAMTELGEQVVACLNQEMMIAGDVVIPSGSVGIAATMSHQDHDTILLMKRADLALYAAKGAGKNCAHLFDSVLDEASRQQRALELDLRRAIRDREFRFVFQPIYSLGDNRLTGFEALMRWRRQDGQDVSPALFIPAAEKSGQINALGEWAIAEACRCATQWDHDATVSVNVSPRQLMNPALFGSVVDALVGSHLAPRRLIIEITESVFIENMSVALQTLRKLQTIGVRIALDDFGTGYSSLNFLRSFPFDRVKIDKCFVDNLAPDSSANAVIRAILTLADALGIETVAEGVETATQLDVLRREGCAQVQGYFLSRPVELDRIPLLNATLPTPGAETVVDLNAARKSGR; encoded by the coding sequence ATGCCAGCCTTGCAATTCACATCGCTGAAGCTCCGGATCGCGTTCATTTACGCCAGCCTCTTGGGGATCACTCTCGCTTGTGTGGTGCTGGTCGCCGACCGGGGGATTGATCGCTATGGCGAACAAGCCTCGATCACCGAAATGGCGGTGAATGCCCATGTCTTCGACCAGCTTCTCAATCTGAGGGTGCGCCGTCTCGAGGATTCGGCACGGGTTCTGTCGCATGATTTCGGATTCCGTTCGGCCGTGGCCACGCAGGACCGCCCGACGATCACCTCCGTGCTGGACAATCTCGCCTCGCGGGCCGACGCCGAATATGCCTTCGCGATCAATACCGACGGCAGCGCCACCGGCGCACGCGGCGTCCATTATCCGATCGCGGCACGCCTGATTCCGGCGATCCTGCGCGGCGATCGCCACGGCCTCATCCGCGTCGACGGGCAATTGGCGATGGCCGTCGCCGAGCCCATCAAGGCGCCGAACCTGATCGGCTGGCTGATCCTCGCCCATCCGCTCAATGGCCGCGAATTGGGCGCACTGGCGGGCCTTGCCCCATCCCAGCTGATCGCATCGGTCCTGCCGACGCCGGATATGCCGGCGGACATGATCGACCAGCCGCCCCGCACCGCCCGCCTGCTCCACCGGGACGGCGACGCGATCCTGACATGGCACGCGCCGCTTCCGGCGCTCCAGCAGGGCCTCCAGACCGAGCTGATCCTCCAGCGGCCGCTCAAGCCGCTGCTGGCGAATTACGCGACCCTCAAGCACCTGCTGGTCGTGATCGCGCTCGCCGGGATGCTGATCGTCACCGCGGTGAGCTGGCGCCTGGCCTTCACGATCACCCGGCCGCTGCGCCGGCTGGAAGAGGCCGCCCGGCAATTCGGCCGGGGCATATCGATCAAGGTTCCCGTGGAATCGGTCGACGAGGTCGGCCGGCTCGCCGAAACCTATAACAGCATGGTCGCCGCCATCGAGGATCGGGAGCAGAAGATCCTCGATGCGATGCACGATCCGCTCACATTGCTGCCCAACCGCCGCCTCTTCCTCCAGCGCCTGAAGCAGGAGGTCGCGGCGATGGCACCCGGCGACGTCGTGATCCTGATCCTCGCCGATATCGACGACTTCAAGAATGTGAACGATACACTCGGCCATCCGGGCGGCGACGCGCTGCTGTGCGAGATCGGCGCACGGCTGGCCACGCAGTTCGGCGACAGCCAGATTGCCCGGCTGGGCGGCGACGAATTCGCGATCCTGCTGCCCGGCAAGGCCAACGCCGTCGCCATGACCGAATTGGGCGAACAGGTCGTGGCCTGCCTGAACCAGGAGATGATGATCGCCGGCGATGTCGTCATCCCGTCCGGCAGCGTCGGCATTGCGGCGACGATGTCGCATCAGGATCATGACACGATCCTGCTGATGAAGCGCGCCGATCTGGCGCTGTACGCGGCCAAGGGTGCCGGCAAGAATTGCGCACACCTGTTCGATTCCGTGCTCGACGAAGCCTCCCGCCAGCAGCGCGCGCTGGAGCTCGACCTGCGGCGCGCGATCCGCGATCGGGAATTCCGGTTCGTGTTCCAGCCGATCTACAGCCTTGGGGACAACCGTCTGACCGGTTTCGAGGCGCTGATGCGCTGGCGACGGCAGGATGGCCAGGATGTCAGTCCCGCCCTGTTCATCCCCGCAGCGGAGAAATCCGGCCAGATCAACGCGCTCGGCGAATGGGCCATCGCGGAAGCCTGTCGCTGCGCGACCCAGTGGGATCATGACGCGACGGTCTCGGTCAACGTCTCGCCGCGCCAGTTGATGAACCCGGCGCTGTTCGGATCGGTGGTGGATGCCCTGGTGGGAAGCCATCTCGCGCCCCGCCGCCTGATCATCGAGATCACCGAAAGCGTGTTTATCGAGAATATGTCGGTCGCGCTGCAGACCCTGCGCAAGCTCCAGACGATCGGGGTGCGCATCGCGCTCGACGATTTCGGCACCGGCTATTCCTCGCTGAATTTCCTCCGCTCCTTCCCGTTCGATCGGGTGAAGATCGACAAATGCTTCGTCGACAACCTCGCGCCCGACAGCAGCGCCAACGCGGTGATCCGCGCGATCCTCACCTTGGCCGACGCCCTGGGAATCGAGACCGTCGCCGAAGGCGTCGAAACTGCGACCCAGCTCGATGTCCTGCGCCGAGAAGGCTGCGCGCAGGTGCAGGGATATTTTCTGAGCCGCCCCGTCGAACTCGATCGGATCCCGCTGCTGAATGCGACATTGCCGACGCCGGGCGCGGAAACCGTCGTCGATCTGAATGCGGCCCGCAAGTCCGGCCGATGA
- a CDS encoding Spy/CpxP family protein refolding chaperone, with translation MAVLLGLRPDQRPALDNFLQSMRPPHGEAHDRPHRAGPDDAGPDATAATFPARLDAMAAAARRHDDGVRQKIASARSFYASLTSEQQQRFDALDDLRHDHGPGHDHGRRGDGRWPHGGMGGFPPPPAGQPGEG, from the coding sequence ATGGCCGTCCTCCTCGGGCTGCGGCCGGACCAGAGGCCGGCGCTGGACAATTTCCTGCAATCCATGCGCCCGCCGCACGGCGAAGCACATGATCGCCCACATCGCGCCGGGCCGGATGATGCCGGACCCGACGCCACCGCGGCGACCTTTCCCGCCCGCCTCGACGCCATGGCAGCGGCGGCCAGGCGGCATGACGATGGGGTCAGGCAGAAGATCGCGTCGGCCCGCTCCTTCTATGCCAGCCTGACATCCGAACAGCAGCAGCGCTTCGATGCGCTCGATGATCTGCGCCACGATCACGGCCCCGGCCACGATCATGGCCGTCGCGGTGACGGTCGCTGGCCGCATGGCGGCATGGGCGGCTTCCCGCCTCCGCCGGCGGGACAGCCCGGCGAGGGCTGA
- a CDS encoding TonB-dependent receptor, whose amino-acid sequence MGGLSATPLLAQSAPPSTATPSTVTPAHSLTTQDAAEAKASAQDEILVTAHRQHGAVATDIPPQVTLNSAAIGALGAADLHEVFEDLAPEFKTGESEPGKDAQTPVVLVNGQRIAGFSSIRDLPPEAVRRIEVFPEKVALQYGYGADQKVVNVVLRSNYHALTLLGRYTAAPENWRGIYRAKADLLRIGEHSHWNIDLDYSHIDPLFAGTTLADPATGATSTPVPAHTLATQNDDLTVSGDLTRDFGPLTADFASRLELGTLQSRLGLADEDGDLLSQQGSPGLISGPRYRSDQHVDAQTSLTLNGHLDSWRWSFIGKLDDTAHVIRTQDSASGGHFDTVTIPSPALLDQRCEGMANLDCVATETRTASGDAFLNGKLLPLPAGSISASLRAGFAFSGIRSESPAAGQQQDRDRNEGNIQGNFDIPITSAHSPVGKLSIGLNGEARQLSDFGTLSTFGSTLQWAPIKPVEIIASVRSEQQAPTLEQLANGILDTPDLREFDFVTGETSIVRRLEGGNSALTPSRARIGNLRIQVNPLRSTDLQLSAEYTITHTHDPIVAITAATTAAMAAFPEMFTRNQDGYLTGQDTSPVNLASRDQQQIRWGLNYSTAFGASLPGAPGKAPTRDQFQIALYDTWRLQDDVVLRDGLPRLDLLDGGFLSDMGGTPRHEIELQTTIATRTWSADINARWQTPTTTQSGLAGNDRLTFSQGVTVNLRLQINLAEQHWLVHALPFLRGKLNLSADNVLGAHTTVHDGNNSVPLAYSEAYLNPTGRTFRITLRKRFH is encoded by the coding sequence ATGGGGGGACTCTCCGCCACCCCGCTGCTGGCGCAGAGCGCGCCTCCCAGCACCGCGACCCCCAGCACCGTCACGCCAGCCCATTCGCTCACGACCCAGGATGCGGCCGAAGCCAAGGCCTCCGCCCAGGACGAGATATTGGTCACCGCGCATCGCCAACATGGTGCGGTCGCCACCGACATCCCGCCGCAGGTCACGCTCAATTCGGCTGCGATCGGCGCCTTGGGGGCGGCCGATCTGCATGAGGTGTTCGAGGATCTCGCGCCTGAATTCAAGACCGGCGAGAGCGAGCCGGGCAAGGACGCGCAGACCCCCGTCGTGCTCGTCAACGGCCAGAGGATCGCCGGCTTCTCGTCGATCCGCGATCTGCCACCCGAAGCGGTGCGCCGGATCGAGGTTTTTCCCGAGAAGGTCGCGCTGCAATATGGCTATGGTGCCGACCAGAAGGTCGTCAACGTCGTCCTGCGGAGCAATTATCACGCGCTCACATTGCTCGGCCGCTACACCGCCGCCCCGGAGAATTGGCGCGGAATCTACCGGGCCAAGGCCGATCTGCTGCGGATCGGGGAGCATTCCCACTGGAATATCGATCTCGATTATAGCCATATCGATCCGCTCTTCGCCGGCACGACGCTGGCCGATCCGGCGACGGGCGCCACGTCGACGCCCGTCCCCGCGCATACGCTGGCCACGCAGAATGACGATCTCACCGTCAGCGGCGATCTGACCCGCGATTTCGGCCCGCTCACCGCGGATTTCGCCAGCCGGCTCGAACTCGGCACGCTGCAAAGCCGGCTCGGCCTGGCCGACGAGGATGGCGACCTGCTGAGCCAGCAGGGCTCCCCCGGCCTCATCAGCGGCCCGCGCTATCGATCCGACCAGCATGTCGATGCCCAGACGAGCCTGACCCTGAACGGCCATCTCGATAGCTGGCGCTGGTCGTTCATCGGCAAGCTCGACGACACCGCGCATGTCATCCGCACGCAGGATTCCGCGTCCGGCGGCCATTTCGACACGGTCACGATACCCTCGCCGGCGCTGCTCGATCAGCGCTGCGAGGGGATGGCGAACCTGGATTGCGTCGCCACCGAGACGCGCACCGCGAGCGGCGATGCCTTCCTCAACGGCAAGCTGCTGCCGCTGCCGGCCGGATCGATCAGCGCCTCGCTCCGCGCGGGCTTCGCCTTCTCCGGCATCCGCAGCGAGTCTCCCGCCGCAGGACAGCAGCAGGATCGCGACCGCAACGAAGGCAATATCCAGGGCAATTTCGATATCCCGATCACATCGGCCCACTCGCCGGTGGGCAAGCTGTCGATCGGGCTGAACGGCGAGGCCCGCCAGCTTTCCGATTTCGGCACGCTCTCGACCTTCGGCTCGACGCTGCAATGGGCGCCGATCAAGCCTGTCGAGATCATCGCCTCGGTACGCAGCGAGCAGCAGGCGCCGACCCTCGAACAGCTCGCCAACGGCATCCTCGACACGCCCGACCTGCGCGAATTCGATTTCGTCACCGGCGAAACCTCGATCGTGCGGCGGCTCGAGGGTGGCAACAGCGCGCTCACGCCGTCCAGGGCGCGGATCGGGAACCTGCGGATCCAGGTCAATCCGCTGCGATCGACCGATCTCCAGCTTTCGGCCGAATATACCATCACCCACACCCATGATCCGATCGTCGCCATCACGGCGGCGACGACGGCCGCAATGGCTGCCTTCCCGGAGATGTTCACCCGCAACCAGGATGGCTATCTGACCGGGCAGGATACGAGCCCGGTCAATCTGGCGAGCCGCGATCAGCAGCAGATCCGCTGGGGGCTGAACTATTCCACCGCGTTCGGCGCCTCGCTGCCCGGCGCGCCCGGCAAGGCCCCGACGCGCGATCAATTCCAGATCGCCCTCTATGATACCTGGCGCCTTCAGGATGATGTCGTGCTGCGCGACGGCCTGCCCCGGCTCGATCTGCTCGACGGCGGTTTTCTGAGCGACATGGGCGGCACGCCGCGCCACGAGATCGAGCTCCAGACGACGATCGCGACACGCACCTGGAGTGCCGACATCAATGCGCGGTGGCAGACCCCGACGACGACGCAAAGCGGCCTGGCCGGCAACGACCGCCTGACCTTCTCCCAGGGCGTCACCGTCAATCTGCGCCTCCAGATCAATCTGGCCGAGCAGCATTGGCTGGTCCACGCGCTGCCCTTCCTGCGCGGCAAGCTCAACCTGTCCGCCGACAATGTGCTGGGCGCGCACACCACGGTGCATGACGGCAACAACAGCGTGCCGCTGGCCTATAGCGAAGCCTATCTCAACCCGACCGGACGGACCTTCCGGATCACGCTGCGCAAGCGCTTCCACTGA